The Cannabis sativa cultivar Pink pepper isolate KNU-18-1 unplaced genomic scaffold, ASM2916894v1 Contig3, whole genome shotgun sequence genome window below encodes:
- the LOC133033293 gene encoding uncharacterized protein LOC133033293 isoform X1, with amino-acid sequence MLEVYFVTQTSAKIDFYTTQLQNYKKGHLSVNEYLLQIKTLVDKLGSFGHRVSIKEHVAEIFKGLPLIYDTFIISVNSRNDQYLIAEIETLLLSQEHQMESHTRILIQLIWLLNVVLYQNHNVLHNFLIMQTTTFLIKVMDCGILMLSPRGAANVNKKSINVATADKVTDEA; translated from the exons ATGTTGGAGGTATATTTTGTAACTCAAACTTCTGCAAAAATTGATTTCTATACTACTCAGTTGCAAAATTATAAGAAAGGTCATTTATCAGTTAATGAATATCTTCTTCAAATTAAAACTCTTGTTGACAAACTTGGGTCTTTTGGTCATAGAGTTTCTATCAAAGAACATGTAGCTGAAATCTTCAAAGGATTGCCTTTAATCTATGATACATTTATTATCTCTGTCAATTCTAGAAATGATCAATATTTGATTGCTGAGATAGAGACGTTGTTATTGTCTCAAGAACATCAAATGGAAAGTCATACAAGGATCTTGATTCAGTTAATTTGGCTACTAAATGTGGTTTTATACCAAAACCACAATGTGCTCCACAATTTTCTCATAATGCAGACAACAACATTCCTAATCAAGGTCATGGATTGTGGAATCCTTATGCTGTCTCCTCGAG GTGCTGCAAATGTAAACAAGAAATCAATCAATGTGGCCACTGCAGACAAAGTCACAGATGAAGCCTAG
- the LOC133033293 gene encoding uncharacterized protein LOC133033293 isoform X2, whose protein sequence is MLEVYFVTQTSAKIDFYTTQLQNYKKGHLSVNEYLLQIKTLVDKLGSFGHRVSIKEHVAEIFKGLPLIYDTFIISVNSRNDQYLIAEIETLLLSQEHQMESHTRILIQLIWLLNVVLYQNHNVLHNFLIMQTTTFLIKVMDCGILMLSPRE, encoded by the exons ATGTTGGAGGTATATTTTGTAACTCAAACTTCTGCAAAAATTGATTTCTATACTACTCAGTTGCAAAATTATAAGAAAGGTCATTTATCAGTTAATGAATATCTTCTTCAAATTAAAACTCTTGTTGACAAACTTGGGTCTTTTGGTCATAGAGTTTCTATCAAAGAACATGTAGCTGAAATCTTCAAAGGATTGCCTTTAATCTATGATACATTTATTATCTCTGTCAATTCTAGAAATGATCAATATTTGATTGCTGAGATAGAGACGTTGTTATTGTCTCAAGAACATCAAATGGAAAGTCATACAAGGATCTTGATTCAGTTAATTTGGCTACTAAATGTGGTTTTATACCAAAACCACAATGTGCTCCACAATTTTCTCATAATGCAGACAACAACATTCCTAATCAAGGTCATGGATTGTGGAATCCTTATGCTGTCTCCTCGAG AGTAG